From Carassius auratus strain Wakin unplaced genomic scaffold, ASM336829v1 scaf_tig00019252, whole genome shotgun sequence, a single genomic window includes:
- the LOC113076190 gene encoding tripartite motif-containing protein 16-like, with product MAEASIPVAQDEFSCPVCLDLLKDPVTVPCGHSYCRSCITDCWDQEDQKRVYSCPQCRQTFSPRPALSTHVLLAEVLEKLKKTRLSADCEAGAGDVQCDVCTGKKLKAVKSCLVCLNSYCHNHLEQHESFFRGKKHKLTEATGRLQEMICTKHEEPLKLYCRTDQRCICYPCVMEEHKNHETVTAEEERTEKQRILKETQVKYQQRIQQREKDLQQLRETVESHKRSAQTAVEDSERIFTELIRSIERSRSELIRLIRDQEKTAVSRAEERLERLEQEINDLRRRDAELEQLSHTHDHIQFLQSFSISPESTEQLITICSQLSFSHVEKSVSKLKEKLEEFCKEEIEQISGRVTYSEIIPLKALKTRPEVLQHCRFLTLDPNTANKRLHLSEEDRAATYTDTDQPYPDHPDRFDSYSQVLCRESVCGRCYWELQWSGDEVEISMSYKSISRKGRSKESEFGCNDQSWSLSCTSSSYSFWHNNIKTDLPLERIGVFVDHSAGTLSFYSVSDTMSLIHTVQTTFTQPLYPGFSVYSQSSVKLCDPTAEIDT from the exons atggcAGAAGCCAGTATTCCAGTGGCTCAGGATGAGTTCTCGTGTCCGGTGTGTCTGGATCTGCTGAAGGATCCAGTGACCGttccctgtggacacagttactgtaggagctgtattacagactgctgggatcaggaggatcagaagagagtctacagctgtcctcagtgcagacagaccttcagtccaagacctgctttatcTACCCATGTCCTGCTGGCTGAAGTgctggagaaactgaagaagaccagaCTCTCTGCTGACTGTGAggctggagctggagatgtgcagtgtgacgtctgtactggGAAGAAACTCAAAGCcgtcaagtcctgtctggtgtgtctgAACTCTTACTGTCACAATCACCTCGAGCAACACGAGAGCTTCTTCAGAGGAAAGAAACACAAACTGACCGAagccactggacgactgcaggagatgatctgcaCTAAACATGAAGAACCGCTGAAGCTCTACTGCAGAACCGACCAGCGCTGCATCTGTTATCCGTGTGTGATGGAGGAACACAAGAACCATGAAACTGTGACGGCAGAAGAAgagaggacagagaaacag AGGATTCTGAAAGAGACACAAGTAAAGTAtcagcagagaatccagcagagagagaaagatctccagcagctgagagagactgtggagtctcataag cgctctgcacagacagcagtggaggacagtgagaggatctttactgagctcatccgctccattgagagaagccgctctgagctgatacgactgatccgagatcaggaaaagactgcagtgagtcgagctgaagaacgactggagcgactggagcaggagatcaatgatctgaggaggagagacgctgagctggagcagctttcacacacacacgatcacatccagttcctgcag AGTTTCTCCATCTCTCCTGAATCCACAGAGCAGCTCATCACCATCTGCTCTCAGCTTTCTTTCAGTCATGTGGAGAAATCAGTCTCTAAGCTGAAAGAGAAACTAGAggaattctgcaaagaagagatTGAACAGATATCTGGCAGAG TGACATACAGTGAAATTATTCCCCTCAAAGCACTGAAGACCAGGCCAGAGGTCCTGCAGC ATTGCAGGTTTCTGactctggatccaaacacagcaaatAAACGCCTCCATCTGTCTGAAGAAGACAGAGCAGCTACTTACACCGACACAGATcagccgtatcctgatcatccagacaggtTTGATAGTTATtctcaggtgttgtgtagagagagtgtgtgtggacgctgttactgggagctgCAGTGGAGTGGAGATGAAGTGGAGATATCaatgtcatataagagcatcagcaggaagggacggAGTAAAGAGTCTGAGTTTGGAtgtaatgatcagtcctggagtttgagCTGCACTTCCTCCAGTTACTCATTCTGGCACAATAACATAAAGACGGATCTCCCTCTAGA gagaataggagtgtttgtggatcacagtgcaggaactctgtccttctacagcgtctctgacacaatgagcctcatccacacagtccagaccacatttactcagccgctctatcctgggtttagtGTTTATTCTcaatcatcagtgaaactgtgtgaTCCAACAGCAGAGATAGATACCTGA